In a genomic window of Planctomycetia bacterium:
- a CDS encoding SOS response-associated peptidase → MCGRFTLRARLNDLLAEWGYEQALEYAQRYNIAPTQQIPIIAAGGAPKLVKWGLIPSWAAEPKIGSSLINARAETVAEKPAFRSAFKRGRCLIVADGFIEWKKEGDVKQPYFIRMKDDRPFTFAGLSERWSKVEPPIDSATIITTEANPLMAGLHDRMPVILPPDARALWLDPEFTGQEKLLSLLQPYPDDDLIATPVSRFVNSPNADDPRCLNPL, encoded by the coding sequence ATGTGCGGACGTTTCACATTGCGCGCTCGGCTCAACGATCTCCTTGCCGAGTGGGGCTACGAGCAGGCGCTGGAATACGCACAGCGGTACAACATCGCCCCGACGCAACAGATTCCGATCATCGCTGCCGGCGGCGCGCCGAAGCTGGTGAAGTGGGGGCTCATTCCATCGTGGGCCGCAGAACCGAAGATCGGTAGCAGCCTCATTAACGCCCGGGCCGAGACCGTCGCGGAGAAGCCCGCCTTTCGTTCGGCGTTCAAACGCGGCCGCTGCCTCATCGTCGCCGATGGGTTCATCGAATGGAAGAAAGAGGGGGACGTGAAGCAGCCGTACTTCATCCGCATGAAAGACGACCGGCCGTTCACGTTCGCCGGATTGAGCGAGCGATGGTCGAAGGTCGAGCCGCCGATCGACTCAGCGACGATCATCACGACCGAAGCCAATCCGTTGATGGCCGGGCTCCACGATCGGATGCCGGTCATTCTCCCGCCCGACGCGCGAGCGTTGTGGCTCGATCCGGAGTTCACCGGCCAGGAAAAGTTGCTGTCGCTATTACAGCCTTATCCCGACGACGACTTGATCGCCACGCCGGTAAGCCGATTCGTGAACAGCCCGAATGCGGACGATCCGCGGTGCTTGAATCCGCTATGA